In a single window of the Serratia quinivorans genome:
- the yehY gene encoding Putative osmoprotectant uptake system permease protein yehY produces the protein MIIAVKNRVLLTLLILLLLAAFGLPFLSYAPNRLLSGKSISLISLLHGPALWLLVPMLVLAVLSLLAPVRRNALLTALTASVLLAVTFWLSGHAAQQLASEGSRLARTSWGSGCWLILALSLLMAADALTRVTASHLWRILGNLLVVLPALVLLFSHQLDQLSLLKEYYNRQDVFDAALLQHLTILLATLVPALVIGIPLGVLCFRSVRLQTPIFSTLNIIQTVPSIALFGLLIAPLAGLAKALPWLAEHGVSGIGMAPAIVALVLYALLPLVRSVVAGLQSVPASVIESASGMGLTRGQIFLRVQLPLALPLFLTGVRILAVQTVGMAVVAALIGAGGFGAIVFQGLLSSALDLVLLGVIPVIVMAVIVDSLFKFLVSILEVSRR, from the coding sequence TTGATTATTGCCGTAAAAAACCGCGTATTACTGACGCTGCTTATTCTGTTGCTGCTGGCCGCATTTGGCCTGCCGTTTCTCAGCTATGCCCCCAATCGCCTGCTGTCGGGCAAGAGCATTTCCCTGATTTCCCTGTTGCACGGCCCGGCGCTGTGGCTGCTGGTGCCCATGCTGGTGCTGGCGGTACTCAGCCTGTTGGCACCCGTCAGGCGCAATGCGTTGCTTACCGCGTTGACGGCTTCGGTGTTGCTGGCAGTGACCTTCTGGTTGAGTGGGCATGCGGCCCAACAGTTGGCGTCGGAGGGATCCAGACTGGCACGCACTTCCTGGGGCAGTGGCTGCTGGTTGATACTGGCGCTGAGCCTGTTGATGGCCGCCGACGCCCTGACCCGCGTTACCGCCTCGCATTTGTGGCGCATTCTGGGCAACCTGCTGGTCGTGCTGCCTGCGTTGGTGCTGTTGTTTAGCCATCAGCTGGATCAGCTTTCGCTGTTGAAAGAGTACTACAACCGGCAGGACGTATTTGACGCCGCACTGTTGCAGCACTTGACCATCTTGCTGGCCACGCTGGTGCCGGCGTTGGTGATTGGTATTCCGCTCGGGGTGCTGTGCTTTCGCTCTGTGCGCTTACAAACACCGATATTTTCTACTCTGAACATTATCCAGACCGTGCCGTCGATTGCGCTGTTCGGCTTGCTGATCGCGCCATTAGCCGGGTTGGCGAAGGCGCTGCCCTGGCTGGCAGAACACGGCGTCAGCGGTATTGGCATGGCTCCGGCGATTGTCGCCCTGGTGTTGTATGCGCTGTTGCCGCTGGTGCGCAGCGTAGTGGCCGGATTGCAGAGCGTGCCGGCCAGCGTGATTGAATCCGCCAGTGGCATGGGGCTGACGCGTGGGCAGATCTTCTTGCGCGTGCAGCTGCCATTGGCATTGCCGTTGTTCCTGACTGGCGTGCGTATTTTGGCGGTGCAGACCGTCGGCATGGCGGTGGTGGCGGCGCTGATTGGTGCCGGAGGTTTTGGCGCCATCGTTTTCCAGGGCCTGCTCAGCAGCGCGCTGGATCTGGTGCTGCTGGGGGTGATCCCGGTGATCGTGATGGCGGTAATCGTCGATTCACTGTTTAAATTTTTGGTTTCAATTTTGGAAGTGTCACGCCGATGA
- the opuBC gene encoding Choline-binding protein precursor: MAITPSRGRVLALALSLLAASIGVAQAADTVRVGSKIDTEGSLLGNIIVQVLESNGIKTTNKLQLGTTKVLRGAITSGEIDVYPEYTGNGAFFFSDEKDPAWKNAQAGFEKVKKLDYDKNKIVWLDAAPANNTWTIAIRQDVAESNHLKTLADLGKWINGGGKFKLAASAEFIERPDALPAFQNAYGFKLNQDQLLSLAGGDTAVTIKAAAEQTSGVNAAMAYGTDGPVAALGLITLEDPKGVQPIYAPAPIIREATLKQHANIAELLKPVFATLDGPTLQKLNAQIAVEGQDAKQVAAAYLKEKGLVKG; encoded by the coding sequence ATGGCAATCACCCCCTCACGTGGTCGCGTATTAGCTTTGGCACTGAGCTTACTCGCTGCCAGCATCGGCGTGGCACAGGCGGCTGACACGGTGCGCGTTGGCTCCAAAATCGATACCGAAGGCTCGTTGCTCGGCAATATTATCGTGCAGGTGCTGGAATCCAACGGCATCAAAACCACCAATAAATTACAGCTCGGCACCACCAAGGTGCTGCGTGGGGCGATCACCTCCGGCGAAATTGACGTCTATCCGGAATACACCGGCAACGGCGCATTTTTCTTCTCTGATGAAAAAGACCCGGCGTGGAAAAATGCCCAGGCCGGTTTCGAAAAGGTCAAGAAGCTCGATTATGACAAGAATAAAATTGTCTGGCTGGATGCGGCTCCGGCCAACAACACCTGGACCATTGCTATCCGTCAGGACGTGGCGGAGTCCAATCACCTGAAAACGCTGGCCGATTTGGGCAAGTGGATCAACGGCGGCGGCAAGTTCAAGCTGGCAGCCTCGGCAGAGTTTATCGAACGCCCGGATGCGCTGCCTGCGTTCCAGAACGCTTACGGCTTTAAGCTGAACCAGGACCAGTTGCTGTCACTGGCCGGCGGTGACACGGCGGTGACCATCAAGGCGGCGGCGGAGCAAACTTCTGGCGTCAACGCGGCCATGGCCTACGGTACCGATGGCCCGGTGGCGGCGCTGGGGTTGATAACGCTGGAAGATCCAAAAGGGGTACAGCCGATTTACGCACCGGCACCGATTATCCGCGAGGCAACGCTGAAACAACATGCCAACATCGCCGAACTGCTGAAGCCGGTATTTGCAACACTTGACGGCCCAACGCTGCAAAAACTCAATGCGCAGATTGCAGTGGAAGGCCAGGACGCCAAACAGGTGGCGGCCGCCTATCTGAAAGAGAAAGGGTTGGTTAAGGGGTAA
- a CDS encoding Fatty acid desaturase, with amino-acid sequence MSSAKSHSHYLHPAQRLWIQQLNQRWSWRLELPTWGIMAAVYGGWFGVVQYWQTLGPWLGTPLLILLTTWYMSLQHELIHGHPTRWPRLNQLFGLLPLAVWYPYGLYRDTHIQHHRNEHLTIPHEDPESYYFSQAQWQRFPRLYPLLARVRNTLSGRVLLGPALDIVATGANAAKAIAAGELRTLTMWLVHLLLLAGVLSWLQQHGIGVAFYLLAISYPALALTKVRSFFEHRAVEAPQARSIINEAAWPWRLLFLNLNYHLVHHDLPGLPWYGLRQVYLAERDEYRQRSQGFVVAGYGQWVSEYAFTPVAVEVHPFNAGVLPGETQGENEAWPAETFIVRWKRASQDFPIDLAK; translated from the coding sequence ATGTCCTCAGCCAAAAGCCACAGCCACTATTTGCATCCTGCCCAACGCCTCTGGATACAGCAGCTTAACCAGCGTTGGTCCTGGCGGCTGGAGCTGCCGACCTGGGGCATTATGGCGGCGGTTTACGGCGGTTGGTTTGGCGTGGTGCAGTACTGGCAGACGCTGGGGCCGTGGCTGGGTACGCCATTGCTAATCCTGCTGACCACTTGGTATATGTCGCTGCAACACGAGCTGATCCACGGTCATCCCACGCGCTGGCCGCGGCTCAATCAGTTATTCGGCCTGCTGCCGTTGGCGGTGTGGTACCCCTACGGCTTGTATCGCGATACGCATATTCAGCACCATCGCAATGAACATCTGACCATTCCGCATGAAGATCCCGAAAGCTATTACTTCAGCCAGGCGCAATGGCAGCGTTTCCCACGGCTGTACCCGTTGTTGGCCAGGGTACGCAATACGTTGAGCGGGCGCGTGCTGTTAGGCCCGGCACTGGATATCGTCGCCACCGGGGCTAATGCGGCCAAAGCGATTGCCGCCGGTGAATTACGCACTCTGACGATGTGGCTGGTGCATTTGCTGCTGCTGGCGGGGGTATTGAGCTGGCTACAACAGCACGGCATTGGCGTGGCGTTTTACCTGCTGGCCATCAGCTATCCGGCGTTGGCACTGACCAAGGTGAGATCGTTTTTTGAGCATCGTGCCGTTGAAGCTCCGCAGGCACGTTCTATTATTAATGAGGCAGCCTGGCCGTGGCGGCTGCTGTTTCTTAATCTGAACTATCATTTAGTTCACCATGATCTCCCCGGCTTACCGTGGTACGGTTTACGGCAGGTGTATCTGGCGGAGCGTGATGAATACCGGCAGCGCAGCCAGGGATTTGTGGTGGCAGGCTATGGCCAGTGGGTAAGTGAATACGCGTTTACCCCGGTTGCCGTTGAGGTTCATCCGTTCAATGCCGGCGTGCTGCCAGGGGAAACTCAGGGCGAAAATGAAGCCTGGCCGGCAGAGACATTTATTGTGCGATGGAAGCGCGCTTCTCAAGATTTTCCAATCGATCTGGCCAAATAG
- the naiP_1 gene encoding Putative niacin/nicotinamide transporter NaiP has translation MSSYIAASDAANSAGNTDLPTGEVVTLRSAADVSTLVNGGAAKSNNARIVVAIALGGVFLDAYDLGALAFGIKDVAREFNLSPTGTGLIASAITFGAIIGAFIGGYLTDKIGRYRVFMADMFFFVIAAFACAFAPNEWVLGGARFVMGLGVGIDLPVAMAFFGRIFQTVRSW, from the coding sequence ATGTCCAGTTATATTGCGGCCTCTGACGCCGCTAATTCGGCAGGGAATACTGATTTACCGACCGGTGAAGTCGTCACCCTGCGCAGCGCTGCCGACGTCTCCACGCTGGTCAATGGCGGTGCAGCCAAAAGCAACAATGCCCGCATTGTCGTAGCGATTGCACTCGGCGGCGTCTTTCTCGACGCCTACGATCTGGGTGCACTGGCTTTCGGCATCAAAGACGTGGCGCGTGAATTCAATCTGTCGCCAACCGGCACCGGATTGATCGCCTCTGCCATTACCTTCGGCGCGATTATCGGTGCATTTATTGGCGGCTACCTGACCGATAAAATCGGCCGTTACCGGGTATTTATGGCCGATATGTTCTTCTTCGTGATAGCCGCCTTCGCCTGCGCCTTTGCCCCCAACGAGTGGGTGCTGGGCGGCGCGCGTTTTGTAATGGGGCTGGGAGTCGGCATCGATTTACCGGTGGCCATGGCGTTTTTTGGCCGAATTTTCCAAACTGTCAGGTCGTGGTAA
- a CDS encoding cation transport protein, whose protein sequence is MWCPTWYAAISISYLLVLLLYAVLPESHTDWLWRLILGFGAVPALVIIAIRSRYMSESPVWAANQGDLDGAAAILRRSYNINAVVAKDAERGKPMQARRASWRNYGTLLQGVYLRRTVLATVIAVASSFAYNAVAFGLPVILSSFLAQSMLSTILVSLALNLLFAFVGGLIAVRLVPTYGAWKMTVLGYAFQLAALLGLALIGRPDSGTEAAVSIGMLALFLLGQGFGPGSHSMTFASLSYPTSLRGVGVGFNQTLMRSSSTLSLFLFPVLSAALGTGVFWVIAIAPLAGLIALLSIRWEPSGYDVDAEDFPPR, encoded by the coding sequence ATGTGGTGCCCCACCTGGTATGCCGCAATCAGTATCTCTTATTTGCTGGTGTTGCTGCTGTATGCGGTACTGCCAGAGAGCCACACCGACTGGCTGTGGCGGCTGATCCTCGGCTTCGGAGCCGTTCCGGCGCTGGTGATCATCGCCATTCGCAGTCGCTATATGAGCGAATCTCCAGTGTGGGCCGCCAATCAGGGCGACCTCGACGGCGCTGCTGCCATTTTACGTCGTTCCTATAATATCAACGCCGTGGTGGCGAAAGATGCCGAACGGGGTAAACCGATGCAGGCGCGGCGTGCCTCATGGCGCAACTACGGCACGCTGCTGCAAGGGGTTTATCTGCGGCGCACGGTACTGGCCACCGTTATCGCCGTCGCCTCGTCGTTCGCCTATAACGCCGTGGCGTTCGGGTTGCCGGTGATCCTATCGAGTTTTCTGGCGCAGTCGATGCTCAGCACGATTCTGGTATCGCTGGCGCTGAACCTGTTGTTCGCCTTTGTCGGCGGGCTAATTGCTGTGCGACTGGTGCCGACGTACGGCGCGTGGAAGATGACGGTGCTGGGTTACGCTTTTCAACTGGCGGCGCTGTTGGGGTTGGCGCTGATTGGTCGGCCGGACAGCGGCACAGAGGCGGCGGTCTCCATCGGTATGTTGGCGCTGTTCCTGCTGGGCCAGGGATTCGGGCCGGGGTCGCACAGTATGACCTTCGCCTCGCTCAGTTACCCCACCTCGCTGCGTGGGGTAGGTGTCGGCTTCAACCAAACGCTGATGCGCTCCAGTTCGACCCTGTCACTGTTCTTGTTCCCGGTGCTGTCCGCCGCGCTGGGTACCGGCGTTTTTTGGGTGATTGCCATTGCCCCGCTCGCCGGGCTGATTGCGCTGTTGTCAATTCGCTGGGAGCCGTCGGGCTACGATGTGGATGCAGAAGACTTCCCGCCGCGTTAA
- the gfo_1 gene encoding Glucose--fructose oxidoreductase precursor, translating into MANMSILKKPLALDAKDAAEMVQAARAKGVKTLVGFNYMKNPTSQLAREIIANGEIGEVVHFYGTHNEDYLADPRTAIDWHCRKATAGLGALGDLAAHIVNMAHYLVGDIVAVSGDMQTIIKQRPDAKDPTLMHQVENEDQASALVRFAGGAMGTIETSRIACGRKMGLTYVVTGTKGTLSYTQERMAELKLYRHDEPAERQGFKTLLVGPKHPDYAAFCISAGHGIGFNDQKTVEIRDLVNGIAAGDPMWPDFEEGWKVSCVLDAIAASAEQRRWLEINRD; encoded by the coding sequence ATGGCAAACATGTCTATTCTGAAAAAACCGCTGGCGCTGGACGCCAAAGACGCCGCCGAAATGGTGCAGGCCGCGCGGGCCAAAGGGGTCAAAACGCTGGTGGGCTTCAACTATATGAAGAACCCGACCAGCCAGTTGGCGCGTGAAATTATTGCCAATGGCGAGATAGGCGAAGTGGTGCATTTCTACGGTACCCACAACGAGGATTATCTCGCCGACCCGCGTACAGCGATCGACTGGCACTGCCGCAAGGCCACGGCCGGGTTGGGGGCGCTGGGCGATCTGGCGGCGCACATCGTGAATATGGCGCACTATCTGGTGGGGGACATCGTGGCGGTTTCCGGCGATATGCAGACCATCATTAAACAGCGTCCGGATGCGAAAGACCCCACGTTGATGCATCAGGTGGAAAATGAAGATCAGGCCAGTGCGCTGGTTCGCTTTGCCGGCGGGGCGATGGGCACCATCGAAACCTCACGTATTGCCTGCGGGCGCAAAATGGGGCTGACCTATGTGGTCACCGGCACCAAGGGCACGCTGAGTTACACCCAGGAGCGGATGGCAGAACTGAAGCTGTATCGTCACGATGAACCGGCAGAACGCCAGGGCTTTAAAACCCTGTTGGTGGGGCCAAAGCATCCGGATTATGCCGCTTTTTGTATTAGCGCCGGGCATGGCATCGGTTTTAACGATCAGAAAACGGTAGAGATCCGTGACCTGGTGAACGGCATTGCCGCCGGTGACCCTATGTGGCCGGACTTTGAAGAAGGCTGGAAAGTCTCCTGCGTGCTGGACGCGATTGCCGCTTCCGCCGAACAGCGCCGCTGGCTGGAAATCAATCGCGACTGA